The following are encoded in a window of Dysidea avara chromosome 4, odDysAvar1.4, whole genome shotgun sequence genomic DNA:
- the LOC136253387 gene encoding uncharacterized protein isoform X2 gives MEQSNEVSQTTSDGPGPSFHNTLECMREQSGGLEEANAEVTRLKKRLDEMKLEIIELRKCVSRKRFSFELIRESVKDVNNYTGLPSAAVFDALLDYLSPGRKRSNVVYRATAQKWTNDDEAPGEAEWREREAQPGRPASLSQEDELFLME, from the exons ATGGAGCAATCCAATGAAGTCTCACAGACAACTAGTGATGGTCCTGGGCCTAGTTTTCATAATACTCTGGAGTGTATGAGAGAACAAAGTGGTGGGCTAGAAGAAGCCAATGCTGAAGTTACAAGATTGAAGAAAAGATTAGATGAAATGAAGTTGGAGATAATTGAGCTAAGGAAGTGTGTTTCTAGAAAGAGGTTTAGTTTTGAATTGATTCGAGAGTCAGTTAAAGATGTAAATAATTACACTGGTTTACCATCTGCTGCTGTTTTTGATGCATTGCTAGACTACCTGAGTCCAGGTAGAAAGCGTTCTAATGTGGTATATCGAGCTACTGCTCAGAAGTGGACCAATGATGATGAAGCACCTGGGGAGGCAGAATGGAGAGAGAGGGAAGCACAACCAGGGAGACCAGCCAGCCTAAGCCAAGAAGATGAATTGTTTTTGAT GGAATGA
- the LOC136253387 gene encoding uncharacterized protein isoform X1: protein MEQSNEVSQTTSDGPGPSFHNTLECMREQSGGLEEANAEVTRLKKRLDEMKLEIIELRKCVSRKRFSFELIRESVKDVNNYTGLPSAAVFDALLDYLSPGRKRSNVVYRATAQKWTNDDEAPGEAEWREREAQPGRPASLSQEDELFLINQRLGINSGSRE, encoded by the exons ATGGAGCAATCCAATGAAGTCTCACAGACAACTAGTGATGGTCCTGGGCCTAGTTTTCATAATACTCTGGAGTGTATGAGAGAACAAAGTGGTGGGCTAGAAGAAGCCAATGCTGAAGTTACAAGATTGAAGAAAAGATTAGATGAAATGAAGTTGGAGATAATTGAGCTAAGGAAGTGTGTTTCTAGAAAGAGGTTTAGTTTTGAATTGATTCGAGAGTCAGTTAAAGATGTAAATAATTACACTGGTTTACCATCTGCTGCTGTTTTTGATGCATTGCTAGACTACCTGAGTCCAGGTAGAAAGCGTTCTAATGTGGTATATCGAGCTACTGCTCAGAAGTGGACCAATGATGATGAAGCACCTGGGGAGGCAGAATGGAGAGAGAGGGAAGCACAACCAGGGAGACCAGCCAGCCTAAGCCAAGAAGATGAATTGTTTTTGAT taaTCAGAGACTTGGTATTAACTCAGGAAGCAG GGAATGA